The following is a genomic window from Neomonachus schauinslandi chromosome 15, ASM220157v2, whole genome shotgun sequence.
AAGTTGTTTATCACCAAGAAAACTGCTCGGTGATGAACAGGACACTCACCTTGACATCTGCTTAAGGCAGTTAAACATGAAAGTTCTATGCAAAAATGTCTGGCGAGGCGATTGAGAACCGAAGAATTAGGATTTACCCCAGGAATGCAGAGATGATTTAACACTAGACTACCTTAGAAAATCTATTATTGTAATTTATCTCATTAACAAGTAGAGAAACCACCGTGATCACATAAAAACTACTCTAAGATCATGGCAGATGTGTAAGATCTACAGTAGATGTAGAAAAATTCAATCtccaaccttttaaaaaaaaaaggcaagcaaaatACTTGTATTACTCAATAAAAGGTACACAACAAGTGTTTACAACAGACATCCTTGATGAAATGTTGAAGGCACTCCTGTTAAACAAGGCCAAGGTCCCTGCACCACCACACCTCTATTCAGCACTGTGCAGCAGAGAGggagctgcccaaggtcacagactgAACCATTAGCTAAGTCAGGAGGACCCAAGCTTTCCACCTACCAAACCACCACCTTCCCATCCTTCATGATGGTTTTGTGCTGAAAGTGTTCCTGTTTCTTTGGGGCATGAGTCCCTTACATCTTATAACTTGAATTCATGGTTGCTGGTGGATTAGTTGATATCCTGCATTGGGGTTTCTATAGTAAGTTTCCAGGCAGCCTAGAAAGTCTGAGTTTTTACCTTTTCGAAGGTAACAGAAAAGGACAGGAAGGTTAGCACAGTTTACAACTCCACTGCAATTATAGATCGGTGGCCCTGTACACGTCAGACAGGGcaaacttaggggcgcctgggtggctcagtcggttagggttctgccttcggctcaggtcatgatcctcgggtctTGGGATCAGCCAGAGTCaagctcccagctcagtggggaatctgcttctccctctccttctgcccgtcCACCTGGTTCATGCTCTcttagataaagaaataaaatcttaaaaaaaaaaaaaagcacaaaattacAGACCTAAGATCTCAATACATATAAAAGAAACTCCTATGTGACATGGTGCTTCACACACTCTTACCTCAGAATACCAGCTAGAGCTCTTTCATCCTACTGACAAATGTTTGACCATTCTAATCAgcaagtaatataaaaatatggaatatatgaATAATGTAACAGCTTGATCTAAAACATATATGCTGTACCTTGTACTCCACAGAGAATgcaaaccttttttctttttctccaaataagactTAGTATGTCCcagaaaattctaaattttattgtcttcatGTAGCTAAAGCTATAATAAAGGGCAAATTCATACCTTTAAATGCTTTCATTATCCACCAAGAAATGACAGACTTAAACAGAGAATTTTActcaaaatactaagaaaaaaccAAGGAAATGTATAAAAGCAGAATGAAAGGATTAATAAAGATGAAAGTAGAAACAAATTAATCAAATAGATTAACAGCAGAATTGATAAACTAATCCAGCCGGGTCTTTATTCAGGGAACGTGGAGTGACATATTCTGTCCTTCCGAATAAGAAGAttagatattttaattatgttaatacaAGTTTGTATGCATGCCTGAACGTGCATACACTGGGGAAACATCTGAAAAGACATACAGGAAAATGCTAGCTCCATTTTTCTCCAAGTGGTGGGGTTAAAGGTAatactaattttcttctttataggtTTCCGTAGTTTCTAAACCTTCTGTAATGAATACATAATTTCATGATCAAAAAAAGTAAAGCTACTGTCTTGAGACACTAAATGACTTCTTGGTGACACATACATTCAATGTAATGTCAATCGAAATGCAAAGAGATAGATGAGGGACTGAGCTGGGGGACTTCAAGAAGGTCACCTGGGAGGTCAAGCTTTTTGCAACAGTGATGGAGGGGAGCCCATCCCACAGACAATAAAACTTAATGTAAAGCTACAATTACCACCTTAAACTTCAAAATGGGCACCTGGCTAGTACCTTCTAACAGGACTGCTTCCATACTTTCAGTAAGACGCTCTAAGTTTAGAACACCGACAGTGATTAAAAAAACTCCTGACGCTACCTACCAGATCATCAGACAGCCCAATGCCACAATCAAGTTGCAACAGACTAATCTGAAGGCAGATGAAGCCATAGAGAAAAATCCCCCTGTGAGCTCATGGCACAACTTGTCTCTTAAAACAGTGACAACCAAGGTAGGGAGTGGCTTCAATCTCTGTCACCCGGGAAGCCCTAACATCACAGCCCCAGAGCCTGGAGGGAACGGGAGACAGGAAGCCACCTGTCCATACCTTCCTGGCACCGCTGTGAGCCAGCAGAATATCATAGAATTACCAGCAATCTTCATCATGTGACCAAGTTCCAGACtcattaaagaattatttttaaaaatgaaattgtgaCCATTTAATTTCACGGTGGGTTGGGGAAGATCTTTCCCAgtgaagaaggggaggagaaaagaggcaACGAAGCCCAGATGTGAATGACCCAGCGACTCGATACCAAGCCCTGGCAGGGGTTCAGGGAAACAGACACTCTCACGGATCTGCTGGTGGGAACAAACCAGGATGGTATTTCTGGGGGGCAAACTGGCTGAAGGTATCGAGTGCCTTTAAAATAGTCATCTCCTGACACCATAAGCCAATGTTTAGCAatttttcctaaggaaatgaTCAGAGAGATATACAAAAATGTCTTTACAATCTCAAAAGActggaaaagaatataaatgtttaacaaaCAGGCGACCAgtacatatgaaatatttatatagggcgcctgggtggctcagtcgttaagcgtctgccttcggctcaggtcatgatcccagggtcctgggatcgagccccgcatcgggctccctgctccgtggggaagcctgctcctccctctcccactccccctgcttgtgctccctctctcgctgtgtctctctctgtcaaataaataaaatctttaaaaaaaaaaaaatatttatataagagAATACTGTCTGGCCCtaaaatcatgtttcttttttctttttttttttttaatgattttatttatttatttgacagagagagacacagcaagagaggggacacaagcagggggagtgggagagggagaagcaggcttcccgcggagcagggagcccaacgcggggctcgatcccaggaccttgggatcatgacctgagccgaaggcagacgcttaacgactgagccacccaggcaccgtaaAATCATGTTTCAAAGAGTAAATGAGAAGAATGttctcagaaaatattaaattaaaaaagagtatGTACAAGAGAagcctaaaatttttttttgaagattcacttatttatatttgagagagagagcacgtgtgcacatgcGGAGGGAGtaacagaagaagagagagagagaatccccagcagactctccgctgaatggggagccttatgtggggctcagtcccacgaacctgagaccatgacctaagctgaaaccaagagtcaaactcccaaccgactgagccacccaggcacctctaaaaattttttttaacttgtgggacacacacacacacataaatctgaaagaaaacaccaaaatAGCGGTTATATTATTACTTGGTAGGGAAATTAGGGATGATTTTAATTCTCTGTTAGCAGTTAGCAGCCCAAAGCATGCTAACTGATCTGGCTAACTCTCATTCTGAGCCAGGAAGACTCAGCGTATTTGCTACCTCTTCCAACAAGCCCTCCTGCACTACCTTCCTTTGTCCCCTATAATTTTAGGTGCTCCTCCTTGGCACTGGACTCTGAGCTGTCCTCTATGATACTCTTTCTCCCTGCATCGTATTCACTCATTTGATTCACTATATCCCTGCTACACTTTGAACTGCCTATAGTCATAAATTGGGGTGTTTCATTTTTGTATCCCCGATCTGTCTGGAATGCAACAGATCTTGAAGATGGAATGCTGGATTCGTGAATGAAATTGGCTGAGCTAAGGAATCTCTGCGCTCTGTGAATCTAAAGGTCAAAGAGGGGAAGGCTGAGAAGGATGAGGAAACACGGGCACAGAGGTACCTCCTTACCTTGGCCAGGAGGCTCGAAACATGTTTAATTTCACCATGGGCCTTCACTAATTCTTGCCTGAGCTCGGTGCAAGACAGTTCCAGCTGATCTTTCTCAGCTCGAGCGACTCTCAACATTTCTTGAACCTCACGACCCTCCGCCGTGTGCCCCATGGGGCTGGTCTCCGTAGCTTTCTGCTTCTCATTCTCCAAACGAGCCTTCATCGACCCATGTTCCATCTGCAGCCCTTCTAGCGTGGCTTTACACTCTTCCAGACTTTGGGCCATCACACCGTTATTACGCCGTTCCAGGTCCAGAAACCCATTCAGTTTTTCGTTTTCTTCCTTCAGGTGTTTAATCATCTCTAAAGCGCCTTGGTTTTCTTCCTCAACCTTCCGTAAGCTACAGGTCAGCTGCTGCTCAATGTTGAGCAACTTCTCTCTTTCAAAGCGGCCCTGGTCAAGAATTTCTGCGCACTTCTGCTCCAGCTCAAGGATCTTTCCTTCTTGCGTGTTGGGCTCCTCATTCTTCACTCGCTCTTGTAAGAGATTTAGGAGTTTCTCGTTTTCCTGACTGAGCTGCTCGGCCCTCTCCCGATGCTGATGGAAGGACGTTTCTAAAATCGTCTTCTCGTCCACGAGTTTCTCATTTTCGGCTGTCAGTTCCTGCACCATTTGCTGCTGGTCTGACAATTCTTGCAAAGTGGCCTGCAGCTCCTCTGCAGTGCTGTGGTGGTTTTCCTCCATCTTCTGTATCTTCTCCGTGAGGGAAGCCAAGGAAAGTTCGCTCACGTTGTTAGGGGAACTGCCGGTGGTCGAACACTTGGAGCTCTTAAAGGGGTTGCTGGTAGAAGACAGGGGCCGGGAGGGGGTGTCTGCGGTGATGTGCTCGAAATCAGAGGCATCCGGGGACAGAGAAGCTTTGGTAACGTCGCTGCTTGAAGAGCCCGACGTCCGTAATGCATTTTCGTGTATGTTGTTCCTGTACTCCTCGATTTCACCTGACAACTGATTTCCAGTCGGGCTCCCGAAGCTTGACTCCTGAGTTATGGATGTTGGGCAGCTGCTCTCACCAGTGTGACTCACGCCTCCCTCTGAATTGGGGGAGTGCTCCAGGTAAGTCAGTTTCTCCCTCAAGGCCCGGTTTTCCTCCTCGAGATCTGCAAGCTCTTTCTGAAAATTCTTGTTCTTCTCCTCAAGAGCTCTTATCAAAGGTTCTGAGTCACTGGGCGAGGCGGACGTTCCGTCTAGATTGGAATCTGAAGCCTCAGCTCCTTCGATGCTTGGAGTCCTTTTCTCCTTGCATTTCTTCAGTTCACTTCGAAGCCTGTTAATTTCACTATCTTTCGCTTTGGCTTCTGCCAGAAGTTCCCGAACTTGGGACTCGAGCACGGCCTTTTCCCCACCTTCATGCTCTTGTCTGGGTCTCGTGGAAGTGGTCCTCAGGTGCTTAGTAGGGGTGGGTGTGCTGGAAGAAGTTGGACTGGACACCGACTTCCTGGGGTTGGAAGGACCGCGTGGCACAGTTCTCTCTCTTGAGACAGTTACTGAAAGTTCTCGAGGAGCTGGAATGCCCGTCCGTTTGGTTGTCGTCACAGCCCCTAAGGACAGAAGGAACAGAAACCAATGAAACAAGGCAAGCGCTTTTATAAATGAAACCCAAGTGACTTCAACTCACATGGGATAGTGAAGAGGGTGACTGTGCCCTTTACTCATattgccccccccccgccactctgCGTAAGTATTTGGGTCTGATTGGAGTTTCTGTGCCTCCTCCCACAGCCCTATACTTTGGGGGAAGCTGGACTCCAAGCCTGAGCTCCTCCTCATAAGCCACAGTTGCTGGTTCAAGGCATGGGCACACCCCTCAACCAAAGTCAATAGAACAGCAGGAGAGGGTTTCTGGGTGAGCTCCTAAAACACTACTGCACATGAGTAAGGGATCATATAAGTCTGGGAATGGCTGCAATCACAAGAGGAAGGTGAGAATGCAGAgtatagaaagaagaaaaccaaattttTAGTAGCACTGTGGAGATACCCAATCAATCAACCCTGGAGCTTAGCCTAAAGCTGGCCTTCCAATGACATAAACCAATAAATACTCTTTATCCCAGTCACCTTAAATTGGGTTTTCTGTAACTTGCAGCTTAATGCATTTGAACCATAACCTTGGCAATTGAACAGCTTTTTGACAAAATGCAAGTTCATTCTgaatttcttaaacatttttttttaaaaattcaccaacATCTTGTGAATGAGCACGAATTTGACTAAGAAATCATAAGACACAAATAATACCAAGTTAAGACTAATCTAATCCAGTGACACATTGCTTTTATCATAGGTGGAAATGGTGTGCTTTTTTGTATTCAGAGAGACAAGAATAAATGGAGTGAGGACATATTACATGTATCTATGGCATAGTTTTAAACGTTAAAGGGATTTACACAGTATGGAAATGACACAGAATTTAGAGTATTTATAATAGGAAATGTAAGGTAAAGAACTGTTCTCTATTTTGGTCTATACTAcattacaatattaaaataaattctggggGTGAAAACCCAGACACTGACCTCCTATATGCTCTAGAAATGAAACCCACCTCAGAGGTTAAAGGGTAAATGAAAATTTTGGACCTACTCTACAAACTCAAAGACCCTTTGATGAATCAAGGCCGACTGCTATGATTTATCTAACTCTGCACGTTGGGATGAAGGTCCTCATAACAAAGGACCCTAGAACGAGTCCGCAATCCCTGGGGCTCCACAAGgtaggaggtggtggggggatgccCCCACAGACTGGCAGCAGCCCCTGTCCACAGGACAGAAGCAGAGCCCAACGTGGCACAGGAGCCCTAAGCCCACTGCTAGGACCGCTACTAAGGAGCACCTGCAGATCTGAGCATCCTGAAATCAGAGGTGATGATGTGAAGGCCAATGGCATTCACTGCTGTGTCTAACAGTcaagtgctttttaaaactttgataatAAAGGCTAAGctgggggcgcgtgggtggctcagttgggtaggcggccaacttgatttcagctcaggtcataatctcggggtcctgggatcgagccccgcccgtgtcgttgggctctgcgctcagcagggagtctgcttctccctctccctctgcctccccaaccccgctcatgcgctctctttcaaataaataaataaaatattttaaaaagataaaagaagtaaaagctAAGCTATCATACTAATATACAGAAAAACTATGGTTTTTAAAGTAACTTTCAAACTAAGTTACTGGAAAGCTAAGAGTACTATGATACGCACTTAGTACTTTTAGGTGTCTGACTTGCATCCTTCTTAATGGAGAAAATACTCGgtgaagaaaagatttatttaattattcttgCAAAATGAAGATAGCAATCACTCAGCAATAAAACGTTTTAGTAACTCTGGTTCTCTAGAATGAAGTAATCCTGGCGAGGGCCCCTAAGGAAAACGGAAGATGAACTCAAGTTTTGCTGTAACCTTTGTCAGAACAGGCAGCCGGGAGGGTCCAGCACTGATCGTCACAGACCCACTGGCCATTCCTTTTATAGCCCTGAAACTAAGGCTCCTTTCAACTATTCATCAGTTCTGAAGATGCGCAGGGCTCAAACGGAACAGCAGATCAACTCTGTCATCACCTCCAGCCCAAGGGGAACTCCTCCCTTCTGCTGCCAAATCTCAGTTTATTCCCCACATAGGTGTTACTACTTGCACCTTACCTAAACTacgaggaattttttttaatatccaaataCATTTGTGAAATACATCCAGCTGTGTATTATGAGACACACAATCCAGTCGTATTTGTTAcaacatctgttctttttttttaatccgttCTGACACCTCATTGGCACCAAAGGAAGTCACTAGTCTTAGTATTTTCctaagctttttttaaaaggttcttCCCAGCTTTGTACACATCATTTCCAAAACTGTAATTACCAGAGGTTAAGTGTAGAGGGTTGCAAAAATTCACTGTCAGACCAGACTAAGATTGGTGCACGGCGGCTCACCCCCCATCCATGCGGATCTGCAGCACAGGCGTCCACGTCATGGGCATGGCCAGCAAGTCCTATCGCTCAGAATGTAATCAGTCAGAAGGTTCTACTACTCAGAATCCACCTCAAGTACTGTGAGTGAAGAAGCCTCACTGTTGAGCAATACATCCTGGAACCCTGAAACAGGGCACACCATCTGACACATATACCATGGCAAGGGGGACACAGAGGTGGCCAGAAGCCTGGGGCTCATAGAACAGGGACGGCTCGGCTGCTACTCTTACTTCTTGGGTCTTTTCCCCATTCTCACACCAGACCATAACTTATTCCTACTGAGGCTAGCTGTCTAATTGcatgaagttaaaataaaagcaagctcCACCTCATAATTGGGAAGACTAATATGATTTTACAAACCATGTTTGatatgttacattttaaaatgccaaatgaggggcgcctgggtggctcagtccgttaagtggctgcctttggctcaggtcatgatctcggggtcctgggatcgttgagcttcctgctcagtggggagccttctccctctcactctgcccctccccctgcttgtgctctctctcgcgctcactctctctcaaataaacaaaatctttaaaagaaaaacttatttaaaatgtcctccccccctttcttttctggTAACCAACCAGTCAGTCCCTAAAACCTGCTAACTGGTTCTGgaaatgtttccatatttttcctttgttttccttttggtatGGATCCAGTCCAGGTCTTTAAGAATGTTCCGTCTAAATTTCTGAACTGTGCTCACAGGTCCTCCGGATGCCAGTCTCTCCCAGCTTGGAGACATAATGGACCAAAAGCCCTTAAACAACTTGCTCGCTGTTCTGTTCCAGAATCTGTAAGCATTCCTGCCTGCTGCATCAGTGTTAAACTTCTTCCCTGGGCTTTCAAGGTCAGGCATAATAGTATCCGAATCAACATATCCAACCTTTTCACTTcgggttttttttctcccctccaacatacctatttaacccattcaaTGTCTCCAATATACCTATGGCTTATTGAAATAGCATTTCCTTTCCACTGGATCCTTCTGGTGGGCATTTAAACAAGATTAActctcttcaattaaaaaaaaaatcggggggcacctgactggctcagttggtagagcatgtgactcttgatcctgcggttgtgagttcgaaccccacgttgGCTGCacagattgtttaaaaataagatcttttaaagaaagaaatctggagtCCACATCATCCTCCAGCTAATATCTGATTAGCTTCCCTTCCCCTGTCATTTACTCCTCTACCCACTGCCATTACTCAACCAAAACCCTGTCTGCTG
Proteins encoded in this region:
- the SPECC1 gene encoding cytospin-B isoform X3; the protein is MGNHSGRPEDPEPGAVTTTKRTGIPAPRELSVTVSRERTVPRGPSNPRKSVSSPTSSSTPTPTKHLRTTSTRPRQEHEGGEKAVLESQVRELLAEAKAKDSEINRLRSELKKCKEKRTPSIEGAEASDSNLDGTSASPSDSEPLIRALEEKNKNFQKELADLEEENRALREKLTYLEHSPNSEGGVSHTGESSCPTSITQESSFGSPTGNQLSGEIEEYRNNIHENALRTSGSSSSDVTKASLSPDASDFEHITADTPSRPLSSTSNPFKSSKCSTTGSSPNNVSELSLASLTEKIQKMEENHHSTAEELQATLQELSDQQQMVQELTAENEKLVDEKTILETSFHQHRERAEQLSQENEKLLNLLQERVKNEEPNTQEGKILELEQKCAEILDQGRFEREKLLNIEQQLTCSLRKVEEENQGALEMIKHLKEENEKLNGFLDLERRNNGVMAQSLEECKATLEGLQMEHGSMKARLENEKQKATETSPMGHTAEGREVQEMLRVARAEKDQLELSCTELRQELVKAHGEIKHVSSLLAKVEKDYSYLKEICDHQAEQLSRTSLKLQEKASESDAEIKDMKETIFELEDQVEQHRAVKLHNNQLISELESNVMKLEEQKSDLERQLKTLTKQIKEETEEWRRFQADLQTAVVVANDIKCEAQQELRTVKRRLLEEEEKNAKLQKELGDMQSHGSSMVSIS